TTCCTGTCTGACGACGATATTGCCTTGGCGGTTACAGCGATTCGCGCCTCAAGTTTGAACATGACATAGTTGGGTCGGCTGATGTCCCAAGGAAATTAAGTATGACAAATTCAATTGATGAAGAAGGCCAGCCTTTTCGAATAGCGGCGCGCGCCATGAGGCAGCTCGGCGCTGAACTGATCACGTCTGATGAGATGGCGCTCTATGAGTTAATTAAGAATGCTTTTGATGCCCGCTCGCCTAGGGCGAAGGTGGCAATATCAGCGCCAGCGGATGCAGGCGCCGTCGCGCTTGTTCGTGAACAGCTCTTATCCGAAAAACTTTCCAAGGTCGCCGCGCTAGAAAGGCTCGAAAAAGCGATCTCCGTTGATTTGGATTTGGATCAGCGAGCCCAAGTATTGGACCTCTTCAAGGAAAATTCCGCCACGCGCGGTGACTTGGCAAAATGCATCGAAGAATTTCTTCTTGACGACTATTGGATTCAGATAAGCGACAGCGGCGAAGGAATGTCGGCTTCGAATCTCCAGAATAGATTCATGGTTGTTGGGACGCCCAACAAACTCTTGGAAAAGAAAACCAGGAAAGAGAGAGAGCATCTGGTTTTGGGCGAAAAGGGAATTGGTCGTCTATCCATGATGAAGCTGGGCGATATCGCAATCGTCGAATCCAAGACCGAAGGCGAACGGTGTTGGCATTCGATCACTTTCGATTGGCGAAAATTTGACGATCCGGCTGCATATCTCGGAGAAGTAAAGTTTCACGTTGTTCGCGGGCAAAACGACACCCCCGATGCTCATGGAACGGTCATCACGATACGAGGACTTATTGCTAATTGGTCAGCCACCAAGGTGCAAGCATTTCTCAATAAGTTCATTCGCAGATTACAAGATCCAGTCTCTTCGCGCAGGCGGCCTTACCCCATAGATGTTCTTTTAAACGGACACAGGCTGCCCGTCGTACCGTTGCCGCGCTGGCTAACAGAGTGTGCGCAGTTCAAGACTGAAATCACATACATGCCCGGAGACTCAGCTACCTCCGTGGCACTAAGACGCGATCTCACTTGGAGAAGCGCTACTAGCGCCGAGTCCAGAAGCTGGACGCTTGAGGAAATTTCACGCGAGGCGAGCGTACCCATAGAAATCTGCCGGCGCTTGGGACCATTCTCAGTGAGTTGCCTTTGGTTTAATAGATCGCTTATCCACGGCAGCATTGAACACTCGAAGAAGAAGATAATCGATGAGCTAAATGTTTGGTGCGGAGGGTTTGCAATCTACCGTGACGGATTTCGTGTCGGCCAAACAGGTGGGATGGATGACGACTGGCTTGAATGGGATGCCAAAGCTCTCCGAACCAAAGGTTTTACGCTCAATCGGTATCAGACCGTGGGCAGCGTCAATATTTCATCAGAGACTAATCCTTACCTTGTCGATGCAGCAAATCGAGAGAGATTGGTCTCCTGCCCAGAGCAGGATTTGCTTGTCACGTTACTTGGCGACGTGATTGTCAAAGACCTGCGTGCGCACATTGATGCTGTGAAGCAACTTGAAGTAAAGCATGCCATCGAGGAGGAATCTACGGATGAGAGTCTTAAGAAGTCTGAGGATTCGCTACGTCAGACATTGCGAAATGTCGAAGAAATAGGCCGGTCGATTCCAGCCGCGAAGCCAAAGCTTGATGAAATTCGACGTGCTCTGCAGGGTCAAGTCGAGTATGTCGAAACTATTCGAAATGCACTTCAGCTTGCTCGCGAGACGCGAGTGGAGCTGCTTGAGTTAGCCAATATTGGCTTAGTCGTTGAAATTGTTGTCCATGAACTTACACGCCTGACCCAGAAGACGGGAGAATTGCTCTCTGATCTCAAAAAGTCGGAGGGAACGAGTTCCGCAATGGTGTCACTGGTTGATAACCTGCAGACCCAGATCACCGCCACAAATAAGCGGATTCGATCAATTGACGTTATGAGTCCGTCTGGGCGCAATCGTAAGGAGCGCTACGATGTCATATCTCAGGCAAAAACTGTCTTGGCAGGGTTTGACGCTAGGTTCAAGCGCCATCTGATTGAATTCGAGTTGACCGTTGATGGCGAAGATCCCGCTGGGAAACGACTCGACGTTCAGCTTGTCAGGGGACTGATAGCTCAAGTTCTTGAGAACCTTTTGACCAATTCTGTGTATTGGGTGCAGCAAAGCCTTCGTGAGCCAGACGTTGTTCGATGCATGTCTGTCGATATAGACTCGAAGGCTTTCACAATTTCCGTATCCGACAATGGGCCGGGAATCGATCCTGCGTATCGCGAAGATGTCTTCAAACCCTACTTCACCACCCGGAAAAGGGGCAAAGGGTTGGGCCTCTACATCGCTCGCGAGCTCGTTGAATATCACGGCGGAAAACTGTATCTCGATTCGACGAGCGATGCTGACGGGAGATTGAGAACCTTTGTGCTTGAGCTGCCCAAGGAAAGCTAAAAATGAACGAACAGAATATCAACTTGGAAGCTGTACTGGCCAATGCCCTTGTGGCCGTTGATGCGCCCCCACGGGCTGTTCAGGCCTCCGAGGGGCAGGCTGTTGCACTCAAGAGGATACTTGTGGTCGATGACGAGCTGGCGGGTTTGCGTCGTGAGCACATCAGGGGAGTAATTCCAGATTTCTATGACGTTATTTCTGACGTCAACGATCCGCGATTTGAATACCTGCGGCAGGTGGGCCTCACAGTTGCGTCAATTGCAGAGCTTATGGCTGGCGACATTAATGATGTAGCAGAGTATTTTGGTTCAGACGATGCCGTTTCAAATTTGATTTTGAGTGAGGCATTCGCCCAAGGCGCCCACGAGGACTTGAAGGCGCTGCTGAATCCTTTCATTGAGCGTGCGGCTCGCGTTAAAAAGTTAGAAGCCGCCGTGCGTGAAGCGTTTCCCGCCTCGCATTTTGCGATCGAGATTCGATCTGCTCCTCGTCCTCCGGCACAGGACGTATTGCAGTTCGACGCTCTATTCTTAGACTTGTTTCTGGAGAATGGAGAAGCCAATCCCGTCGATGGATTAGCTGCCTATATGCGAACAGTCTCTCAGGCCGCCGCTGGAAATGAAATTCCTCCCATTGTGCTGATGTCATCTCACGAGGAACTCGAGCAGAACAAGCAGAGTTTCAGCGAAAAGTCACAAATCAGTGCGGCGGGTCTGTTGATTCTTCCCAAGCAGAAGATCACGGTTGAGGCTTTCGGCGCTCCAGGCTTGCGTCTCGGGTTTGACCAATTGACTCGTCAGCGACCGGCGGCTCGCGAGATGCGGCTTTTTATGGCCAATTGGCTTATGGCTCTCGATGCCGCCAAGAAGAAAGCATCTGCGACGCTTTGGAATTTGGATGCATCGGCCATGCAGCAGATTCATTTTGCGTCAGTTAGCGATGACGACCCGTTTGACCAGCATCTTCACGAGTTGCTCGCGCGCGAGCATCTTGTCCATATTGAAGAAGATGCGAGTGTCTCGAGGAGTATGTCTAAATTGGACGAGATTTTTCGCGCACTGCTGGCTGCCGACGGGAAGGCAATTGAGAACAGGCTGATCGCGCCCACTTCCGACGTGCACGCGATGCGAAACTTAATCTCGCACTTCACATGGATCGGCGCGATTCCGTCGATGTCGTTCATCGCGCCGGATGTTGAAGCGGCAAAGAATATCAGTCGAAGCTTGCCATTTGGCTCTGTTCTGGCCGGCCCCGAGTTGAAAACCGACTCGGTCTGCCTCGTTCATATTACCCAACAATGCGACTTGAATGGCATAAGCCGAGACGAGAACG
The sequence above is a segment of the Methyloversatilis sp. RAC08 genome. Coding sequences within it:
- a CDS encoding sensor histidine kinase — its product is MTNSIDEEGQPFRIAARAMRQLGAELITSDEMALYELIKNAFDARSPRAKVAISAPADAGAVALVREQLLSEKLSKVAALERLEKAISVDLDLDQRAQVLDLFKENSATRGDLAKCIEEFLLDDYWIQISDSGEGMSASNLQNRFMVVGTPNKLLEKKTRKEREHLVLGEKGIGRLSMMKLGDIAIVESKTEGERCWHSITFDWRKFDDPAAYLGEVKFHVVRGQNDTPDAHGTVITIRGLIANWSATKVQAFLNKFIRRLQDPVSSRRRPYPIDVLLNGHRLPVVPLPRWLTECAQFKTEITYMPGDSATSVALRRDLTWRSATSAESRSWTLEEISREASVPIEICRRLGPFSVSCLWFNRSLIHGSIEHSKKKIIDELNVWCGGFAIYRDGFRVGQTGGMDDDWLEWDAKALRTKGFTLNRYQTVGSVNISSETNPYLVDAANRERLVSCPEQDLLVTLLGDVIVKDLRAHIDAVKQLEVKHAIEEESTDESLKKSEDSLRQTLRNVEEIGRSIPAAKPKLDEIRRALQGQVEYVETIRNALQLARETRVELLELANIGLVVEIVVHELTRLTQKTGELLSDLKKSEGTSSAMVSLVDNLQTQITATNKRIRSIDVMSPSGRNRKERYDVISQAKTVLAGFDARFKRHLIEFELTVDGEDPAGKRLDVQLVRGLIAQVLENLLTNSVYWVQQSLREPDVVRCMSVDIDSKAFTISVSDNGPGIDPAYREDVFKPYFTTRKRGKGLGLYIARELVEYHGGKLYLDSTSDADGRLRTFVLELPKES